A window from Intestinimonas massiliensis (ex Afouda et al. 2020) encodes these proteins:
- the hydA gene encoding dihydropyrimidinase translates to MSILIQNGVLVLPDGPQRADLRVDGDKIVQLGPSLPAGNSRVLDAAGKLVFPGLIDTHTHFEMNKGLANETADDWFTGTRAALAGGTTTVLDFAEPERGCSLASALETWHGRADGKACCHYGFHMTIKDWDPRIRSELRDMAAAGVTSYKVYLAYDNLRLSDAAAYQVIQAVGREGGVLGCHCENGDLVNAGIRAQKAAGRLGPSAHPRSRPPAVEAEAVNRWLAIAECAGYPVNVVHLSTRRGLEHALAARERGQKVYLETCPQYLLLDESCYSLPGFESAKYVFSPPARPLEDQQALWQALERGDIDTLGTDHCSFDFHGVKELGKDDFSKIPNGLPGVEHRPALLYTHAVASGRITAADMARLLAENPARLFGMYPQKGVLAVGSDADIVIFDQNYTGRITSATQYQNVDYTPYEGWALRGRADTVLLSGQVAVEGGRVVLERQGRYVRRGPAGFWR, encoded by the coding sequence ATGTCGATTCTGATTCAAAACGGCGTCCTGGTCCTGCCGGACGGCCCGCAGAGGGCCGATCTGCGGGTGGACGGGGACAAGATCGTCCAGCTCGGCCCCTCCCTGCCCGCGGGGAACAGCCGGGTGCTGGACGCCGCCGGGAAGCTGGTGTTTCCCGGCTTGATCGACACCCACACCCACTTCGAGATGAACAAGGGCCTGGCCAACGAGACGGCGGACGACTGGTTCACCGGCACCCGGGCAGCTCTGGCGGGGGGCACCACCACCGTGCTGGACTTTGCCGAGCCGGAGCGGGGCTGCTCGCTGGCCTCCGCGCTGGAGACCTGGCACGGCCGGGCGGACGGAAAAGCCTGCTGTCACTACGGCTTCCACATGACCATCAAGGACTGGGACCCCCGCATCCGCTCCGAGCTCCGGGACATGGCCGCCGCGGGGGTGACCTCCTACAAGGTCTATCTGGCCTATGACAACCTGCGCCTGAGCGACGCCGCAGCCTACCAGGTGATCCAGGCGGTGGGCCGGGAAGGGGGCGTGCTGGGCTGCCACTGTGAAAACGGCGACCTGGTCAACGCGGGCATCCGGGCGCAGAAGGCCGCCGGACGCCTGGGCCCCTCCGCCCATCCCCGGTCCCGCCCCCCGGCGGTGGAGGCCGAGGCGGTGAACCGCTGGCTGGCCATCGCCGAGTGCGCGGGGTATCCGGTAAACGTGGTCCACCTGTCCACCCGGCGGGGGCTGGAGCACGCGCTGGCCGCCCGTGAGCGGGGGCAGAAGGTCTATCTGGAGACCTGCCCCCAGTATCTTCTGCTGGACGAGAGCTGCTACAGCCTGCCCGGCTTTGAGTCGGCCAAGTACGTCTTTTCCCCTCCCGCCCGGCCCCTGGAAGACCAGCAGGCCCTGTGGCAGGCTCTGGAGCGGGGGGACATCGACACCCTGGGCACCGACCACTGCTCCTTTGACTTCCACGGGGTGAAGGAGCTGGGAAAGGACGACTTTTCCAAGATTCCCAACGGCCTGCCCGGGGTGGAGCATCGCCCCGCCCTGCTCTATACCCACGCTGTGGCCTCGGGGCGCATCACGGCCGCAGACATGGCCCGGTTGCTGGCGGAAAATCCCGCCCGGCTCTTCGGCATGTACCCCCAAAAGGGGGTCCTGGCGGTGGGCAGCGATGCAGATATTGTAATATTTGATCAAAATTATACCGGTCGTATTACAAGTGCAACTCAATATCAGAACGTGGACTACACCCCCTATGAGGGCTGGGCTCTCCGGGGCCGGGCCGACACGGTGC
- a CDS encoding threonine synthase yields MKNVTHAKCVRCGAEYEAVPGLTTCTCGGMLDIQYDYGYIRTLVSRGTLSGCRDYSMWRYRPFLPVEPDSPPTPLRVGWSPLYPAPRLAQVLGLKDLYIKDDGQNPTSSLKDRASAMAVVKAREAGADTIACSSTGNAASSLAGNAAAAGLHTYIFVPARAPKGKVAQLMIFGATVITVDGSYEDTFELSKAAIDKWGWYNRNAAINPYLLEGKKTVTLEILEQLGWQVPDYIALSVGDGCTIAGAWKGLKDLYAAGLIDRLPRLISVQAEGCCPLNRAIQTGEPWSPMEENTLADSIAVGVPRNADKALMAIRESQGVAVNVSDGEILAAMRLLGRTCGVFGEPAGVTGAAGVKKALELGLIDPASTVVSVVTGNGLKDVANGIQAAGEPMLVRPDMDCLLSAFAQRSITP; encoded by the coding sequence CTGAAAAACGTCACCCATGCCAAGTGCGTCCGCTGCGGCGCGGAGTACGAGGCCGTCCCCGGCCTCACCACCTGTACCTGCGGCGGGATGCTGGACATCCAGTACGACTACGGCTACATCCGCACCCTCGTTTCCCGTGGAACGCTCTCCGGCTGTCGGGACTACTCCATGTGGCGCTACCGGCCCTTCCTGCCGGTGGAGCCCGACTCCCCTCCCACCCCTCTGCGGGTGGGCTGGTCCCCGCTGTACCCCGCCCCGCGTCTGGCCCAGGTCCTGGGGCTCAAGGACCTCTACATCAAGGACGACGGCCAGAATCCCACTTCCTCTCTGAAGGACCGGGCCTCCGCCATGGCGGTGGTCAAGGCCCGGGAGGCCGGGGCGGACACCATCGCCTGCTCCTCCACCGGCAACGCCGCCTCCTCCCTGGCGGGCAACGCGGCGGCGGCGGGGCTCCACACCTATATCTTCGTGCCCGCCCGGGCGCCCAAGGGCAAGGTGGCCCAGCTCATGATCTTCGGTGCCACCGTCATCACCGTAGACGGCTCCTATGAGGACACCTTCGAGCTCAGTAAGGCCGCCATCGACAAGTGGGGCTGGTATAACCGCAACGCCGCCATCAACCCCTACCTGCTGGAGGGGAAAAAGACGGTGACGCTGGAGATCCTGGAGCAGCTCGGCTGGCAGGTCCCGGACTACATCGCCCTGTCGGTGGGGGACGGCTGCACCATCGCCGGGGCCTGGAAGGGGCTCAAGGACCTGTACGCCGCCGGGCTCATCGACCGCCTGCCCCGGCTCATCTCGGTCCAGGCGGAGGGCTGCTGCCCCCTGAACCGGGCCATCCAGACCGGGGAGCCCTGGTCCCCCATGGAGGAGAACACCCTGGCCGACTCCATCGCCGTGGGGGTGCCCCGCAACGCCGACAAGGCTCTGATGGCCATTCGGGAGTCCCAGGGCGTGGCCGTGAACGTCTCCGACGGGGAGATCCTGGCCGCCATGCGGCTGCTGGGCCGCACCTGCGGGGTCTTTGGGGAGCCCGCAGGGGTTACCGGCGCCGCCGGGGTGAAAAAGGCTCTGGAGCTGGGGCTCATCGACCCGGCCTCCACCGTGGTCAGCGTGGTCACGGGCAACGGCCTGAAGGACGTGGCCAACGGCATCCAGGCCGCCGGGGAGCCCATGCTGGTGCGCCCCGACATGGACTGTCTCCTCTCGGCCTTTGCCCAGCGCAGCATTACCCCCTGA
- the xdhA gene encoding xanthine dehydrogenase subunit XdhA has protein sequence MEVGRSINRVDAADKVTGRARYTDDFHEGPMLVAKILHSTIANGVVKSMDISAAQALPGVVKVVTCFDVPDIQFPTPGHPWSVEKAHQDISDRKLLASRVRYYGDDIAAVVAEDTVTADRALKLIRVEYEEYPVCLDPEESMRGGGIPIHQEYPNNVLAHMDLRTPMPPSDFQSVEDVLACPAYHHFRGHYETQQVQHCHIEPPISYAYMEAGRITVVTSTQIPHIVRRVVGQALGIGWGKIRVIKPYIGGGFGNKQEVLYEPLNAFLTTQVGGRAVKLDISREETFQNTRSRHPIAFDVEAAVDGDGYLMARSCRAVSNQGGYASHGHSIVANAVTGFRQLYLDRLGHHSEAYTVYTNLPAPGAMRGYGIPQCNFAVECMMEDIARRYGLDPFEFRLQNIMPLGYKDPFNGITCHSTGLAECMKKGAEAIHWSELREKYRNQTGPVRRGVGMAVFSYKTGVYPISLETSSARMVLNQDGTVQLHLGATEIGQGGDTVFSQMAAETIGIPTEDVHIVSFQDTDTAPFDTGAYASRQTYVTGKAIQKTGRIFRARVLEYAAEVLQLDQAALDIRGRDVVEKTSGAALLSLEALAMEAFYSLEHSVHITAEATSHCKENTFAFGCCFAEVEVDIPLGKVKIRNMVNVHDSGKLINPALAEAQVHGGMSMGIGYALSEEMKFDDRGRLLNGNLLDYKLPTAMDHPELRALFVETDDPSGPFGNKALGEPPSIPVAPAIRNAILQATGVALNRLPMNPQRLVEAFTAAGLIDAKGE, from the coding sequence GTGGAAGTTGGAAGAAGCATCAACCGGGTGGACGCCGCCGACAAGGTGACGGGCCGGGCCCGGTATACCGACGATTTTCACGAGGGTCCCATGCTGGTGGCGAAGATTCTCCACAGCACCATCGCCAACGGCGTCGTAAAGTCCATGGATATCTCCGCCGCCCAAGCCCTGCCCGGCGTCGTTAAGGTGGTCACCTGCTTCGACGTGCCCGACATCCAGTTCCCCACCCCCGGCCACCCCTGGTCGGTGGAGAAGGCCCACCAGGATATCTCCGACCGGAAGCTGCTCGCCTCACGGGTGCGCTACTACGGAGACGACATCGCCGCCGTGGTGGCTGAGGACACCGTCACCGCCGACCGGGCCCTTAAGCTCATCCGGGTGGAGTACGAGGAGTACCCCGTCTGCCTGGACCCGGAGGAGTCCATGCGGGGCGGCGGCATACCCATCCACCAGGAGTACCCCAACAATGTGCTGGCCCACATGGATCTGCGCACGCCCATGCCGCCGTCCGATTTCCAGTCCGTGGAGGACGTGCTGGCCTGCCCCGCCTACCACCACTTCCGGGGCCACTATGAGACCCAGCAGGTCCAGCACTGCCACATCGAGCCCCCCATCTCCTACGCCTACATGGAGGCCGGCCGCATCACCGTGGTTACCTCCACCCAGATCCCGCACATCGTCCGGCGGGTGGTGGGGCAGGCGCTGGGGATCGGGTGGGGCAAGATCCGGGTCATCAAGCCCTACATCGGCGGCGGCTTCGGCAACAAGCAGGAGGTGCTCTACGAGCCCCTCAACGCCTTCCTCACCACCCAGGTGGGCGGACGGGCGGTGAAGCTGGACATCTCCCGGGAGGAGACCTTCCAGAACACCCGCTCCCGCCACCCCATCGCCTTCGACGTGGAGGCCGCTGTGGACGGGGACGGCTACCTCATGGCCCGCTCCTGCCGGGCGGTGTCCAACCAGGGCGGCTACGCCTCTCACGGCCACTCCATCGTCGCCAACGCCGTCACCGGCTTCCGTCAGCTCTATCTGGACCGGCTCGGCCACCACTCCGAGGCCTACACCGTCTACACCAACCTGCCCGCCCCCGGCGCCATGCGGGGCTACGGCATCCCCCAGTGCAACTTCGCCGTGGAGTGCATGATGGAGGACATCGCCCGCCGGTACGGGCTGGACCCCTTCGAGTTCCGGCTCCAGAACATCATGCCCCTGGGCTACAAGGACCCCTTCAACGGCATCACCTGCCACTCCACCGGCCTGGCCGAGTGCATGAAAAAGGGGGCCGAGGCCATCCACTGGTCCGAGCTGCGGGAGAAATACAGGAACCAGACCGGCCCCGTCCGGCGGGGCGTGGGTATGGCGGTCTTCTCCTACAAGACCGGCGTGTATCCCATCTCTCTGGAGACCTCCTCCGCACGGATGGTCCTTAACCAGGACGGCACCGTCCAGCTCCACCTGGGCGCCACCGAGATCGGCCAGGGCGGCGACACCGTGTTCTCCCAGATGGCCGCCGAGACCATCGGCATCCCCACCGAGGACGTACATATCGTCTCCTTCCAAGACACCGACACCGCCCCCTTTGACACCGGCGCCTACGCCTCCCGGCAGACCTATGTCACGGGAAAGGCCATCCAAAAGACCGGCCGGATTTTCCGGGCGCGGGTGCTGGAGTACGCCGCCGAGGTGCTTCAACTGGACCAGGCGGCGCTGGATATCCGCGGCCGGGACGTGGTGGAAAAAACCTCCGGCGCGGCTCTGCTCTCCCTGGAGGCCCTGGCCATGGAGGCCTTCTATTCCCTGGAGCACAGCGTCCACATCACCGCCGAGGCCACCAGCCACTGCAAGGAGAACACCTTCGCCTTCGGCTGCTGCTTCGCGGAGGTGGAGGTGGACATCCCCCTGGGCAAGGTCAAGATCCGGAACATGGTCAACGTCCACGACTCCGGCAAGCTCATCAACCCCGCCCTGGCGGAGGCCCAGGTCCACGGCGGCATGTCCATGGGCATCGGCTACGCCCTCAGCGAGGAGATGAAGTTCGACGACAGGGGACGGCTGCTCAACGGGAACCTGCTGGATTACAAGCTGCCCACCGCCATGGATCACCCCGAGCTCCGCGCCCTCTTCGTGGAGACCGACGACCCCTCCGGCCCCTTCGGCAACAAGGCCCTGGGCGAACCGCCCTCCATCCCCGTGGCCCCCGCCATCCGGAACGCCATCCTTCAGGCCACCGGCGTGGCCCTGAACCGCCTGCCCATGAATCCCCAGCGGCTGGTGGAGGCCTTTACCGCCGCCGGGCTCATCGACGCAAAGGGGGAGTAA
- a CDS encoding CoA transferase subunit A, whose protein sequence is MAKIISVEEAVAMIPDGATIMFGGFLGCGSAHKIIDALSKSGKSGFTIIGNDCGMATGPDGDLYGMAKLVHNKQVKRVIATHVGMTPDVATQNMVDKTLEVNLIPQGSLAEMIRAGGAGLGGVLTPTGVGTIVEDSPLCLGKQTIDGKEYLLMKPLHADFALVNAYKIDKAGNMWYKGTTRNFNVVAATAADVVIAEADNLVEIGTIEPENVVTPGAYIKYIVDGGKA, encoded by the coding sequence GTGGCAAAAATTATTTCTGTTGAGGAAGCCGTAGCGATGATTCCCGATGGGGCCACTATCATGTTCGGCGGCTTCCTGGGGTGCGGCAGCGCCCACAAGATCATTGACGCTCTGTCTAAGAGCGGCAAAAGCGGTTTTACCATCATTGGCAACGACTGCGGCATGGCGACCGGCCCCGACGGAGATCTGTACGGCATGGCCAAGCTGGTCCATAACAAGCAGGTCAAGCGCGTCATCGCCACCCATGTGGGTATGACCCCCGACGTGGCCACTCAGAACATGGTGGACAAGACCCTGGAGGTCAACCTGATCCCTCAGGGCTCCCTGGCGGAGATGATCCGGGCCGGCGGCGCCGGTCTGGGCGGCGTGCTCACCCCCACCGGCGTGGGCACCATCGTGGAGGACTCTCCCCTCTGCCTGGGCAAGCAGACCATCGACGGCAAGGAGTACCTGCTGATGAAGCCTCTGCACGCCGACTTTGCGCTGGTCAACGCGTATAAAATCGACAAGGCCGGCAACATGTGGTACAAGGGCACCACCCGCAACTTCAACGTGGTGGCCGCCACCGCCGCCGACGTGGTCATTGCCGAGGCCGACAATCTGGTGGAGATCGGTACCATTGAGCCCGAGAACGTAGTCACTCCCGGCGCCTACATCAAGTACATCGTGGATGGAGGGAAAGCATAA
- the xdhC gene encoding xanthine dehydrogenase subunit XdhC, which yields MMQILHMTVNGKDVEVGIDPRESLADTLRERLGLTSVKKGCEVGECGACTVLVDGTAIDSCIYLSVWAEGKSILTVEGLQDPDTGALSPIQRAFVEEAAVQCGFCTPGIILSAVEIVGSGKTYTRDELRKLISGHLCRCTGYQNILNAVERAVNECSKLVGREDA from the coding sequence ATGATGCAGATTCTGCATATGACCGTCAACGGCAAGGACGTGGAGGTGGGTATTGACCCGCGGGAATCCCTGGCCGACACCCTGCGGGAGCGGCTGGGGCTCACCAGCGTGAAAAAGGGCTGTGAGGTGGGGGAGTGCGGCGCCTGCACCGTCCTGGTGGACGGCACGGCCATCGACTCGTGCATCTACCTGTCCGTCTGGGCGGAGGGAAAGAGCATCCTCACGGTGGAGGGGCTCCAAGACCCGGACACCGGCGCGCTCAGCCCCATCCAGAGGGCTTTCGTGGAGGAGGCCGCCGTCCAGTGCGGCTTCTGTACGCCGGGCATCATCCTGTCCGCCGTGGAGATCGTGGGCTCGGGAAAGACCTACACCCGGGACGAGCTGCGCAAGCTCATTTCCGGCCACCTGTGCCGCTGCACCGGCTATCAGAACATCCTCAACGCCGTGGAGCGGGCCGTGAACGAGTGCAGCAAGCTCGTGGGCCGGGAAGACGCCTGA
- a CDS encoding CopG family transcriptional regulator gives MGVEKKVYSFRLEIGLVEDLQTYAKQENRKLSNLVETVLKRSVKEQKAREKSSPD, from the coding sequence ATGGGCGTTGAGAAGAAAGTTTATAGCTTCCGCCTTGAAATAGGACTGGTAGAAGACTTACAGACTTATGCCAAGCAGGAGAACAGGAAACTTTCCAATCTGGTCGAGACGGTCTTGAAGCGCTCTGTGAAAGAACAAAAGGCAAGAGAAAAAAGCTCCCCGGACTGA
- a CDS encoding pyridoxal-phosphate dependent enzyme, with product MIDLTVNKEALERNIQKARENRIVIPTYRQMKDPETIPGKIKDKLAKTGLWDVDPVNLFRITWKNEARESGGLYQAVPNYVELPPELTGVNARIVALVGKWFPTGCHKVGASYGCLVPRLVTGQFDAGYHKAVWPSTGNYCRGGAFNSKLLGVHGVAILPAEMSRERFDWLHSIGAEVIATPGCESNVKEIFDKTNELKGDPQYMIFNQFEEMGNHLWHYQVTGDAIATVFEAIKRPGDRMAGACFTSGSAGTIGCGDYLKEVYPTMKLAVGEALQCPTILCNGFGDHRIEGIGDKHIPWIHNVKNTDMVIDIDDEDSQRLLRLFNDPAGLQYLKEEAGVDGETLSKLSWLGISGIANVLCCIKMAKYYEMTERDVVCTVLTDSAAMYGSRIRELADQYGPYDAKAAAVDHHLHLLGLRTDSMAELGYRDRKRIHNLKYYTWVEQQGRTMAELNDLWYDEDKTWKGVHGQAEALDERIDAFNEAAGVLKSL from the coding sequence ATGATCGACCTGACCGTAAACAAGGAAGCGCTGGAGCGCAATATTCAAAAGGCCCGGGAAAACCGGATCGTCATCCCCACCTACCGGCAGATGAAGGACCCGGAGACCATCCCCGGCAAGATCAAGGACAAGCTGGCCAAGACGGGGCTGTGGGACGTGGACCCGGTGAACCTGTTCCGCATCACCTGGAAGAACGAGGCCCGGGAGAGCGGCGGGCTGTACCAGGCGGTGCCCAACTATGTGGAGCTGCCCCCGGAGCTCACGGGCGTGAACGCCCGCATCGTGGCTCTGGTGGGCAAGTGGTTCCCCACCGGCTGTCACAAGGTGGGGGCCTCTTACGGCTGTCTGGTCCCCCGGCTGGTCACTGGCCAGTTCGACGCCGGGTATCACAAGGCGGTATGGCCCTCCACGGGCAACTACTGCCGGGGCGGGGCGTTCAACTCCAAGCTGCTGGGGGTCCACGGCGTGGCCATCCTGCCCGCCGAGATGAGCCGGGAGCGGTTTGACTGGCTCCACTCCATCGGGGCGGAGGTCATCGCCACCCCGGGCTGCGAGTCCAACGTGAAGGAGATCTTTGACAAGACCAACGAGCTCAAGGGCGACCCCCAGTATATGATCTTCAACCAGTTTGAGGAGATGGGCAACCACCTGTGGCACTATCAGGTCACCGGTGACGCCATCGCGACTGTGTTCGAGGCCATCAAGCGCCCCGGCGACCGGATGGCGGGGGCCTGCTTCACCTCCGGCTCGGCGGGCACCATCGGCTGCGGCGACTACCTGAAGGAGGTCTACCCCACCATGAAGCTGGCGGTGGGCGAGGCTCTCCAGTGCCCCACCATCCTGTGCAACGGCTTTGGCGACCACCGCATCGAGGGTATCGGCGACAAGCACATCCCCTGGATTCACAACGTGAAAAACACCGACATGGTCATCGACATCGACGACGAGGACTCCCAGCGGCTGCTGCGTCTGTTCAACGACCCGGCGGGCCTGCAATACCTGAAGGAGGAGGCCGGCGTGGACGGCGAGACCCTGTCCAAGCTGTCCTGGCTGGGCATCTCCGGCATCGCCAACGTGCTGTGCTGCATCAAGATGGCCAAGTATTACGAGATGACGGAGCGGGACGTGGTGTGCACCGTCCTCACCGACTCGGCCGCCATGTACGGCAGCCGCATCCGGGAGCTGGCCGACCAGTACGGCCCCTACGACGCCAAGGCGGCGGCGGTGGACCACCACCTGCACCTGCTGGGCCTGCGGACCGACTCCATGGCCGAGCTGGGCTACCGGGACCGCAAGCGCATCCACAATCTGAAATACTACACCTGGGTGGAGCAGCAGGGCCGTACCATGGCCGAGCTCAACGACCTGTGGTACGACGAGGACAAGACCTGGAAGGGCGTCCACGGCCAGGCGGAGGCGCTGGATGAGCGGATCGACGCCTTTAACGAGGCCGCCGGCGTGCTCAAGAGCCTATAA
- the xdhB gene encoding xanthine dehydrogenase subunit XdhB, whose protein sequence is MYDITSIYQAQSADDAIAALRADPSAVVIAGGTDVLIKCREGKLAGCRLVSIHELQEELAGVHLDDSGDVRIGSLTTFRGVTYSDVIRKTVPVLGEAADTAGGPQLRAAGTIGGNVCNGVTSADTASTLMALDAQMHVKGPDGWRIIPIGAWYQGVGKVALAHDELLMQIVIPKAHYAGWSGHYIKYAQRNAMDIATLGVSCLVKLSADKRTVEDARLAFGVAGPVPMRALTAENGVKGMALSEAVERIGALALADVNPRTSWRASREFRIQLVSELSGRALAEAARKGGAQI, encoded by the coding sequence GTGTACGACATCACATCCATCTATCAGGCCCAAAGCGCAGACGACGCCATCGCCGCCCTCCGGGCCGATCCGTCGGCGGTGGTCATCGCCGGCGGCACCGACGTGCTCATCAAATGCCGGGAGGGCAAGCTGGCGGGCTGCCGCCTGGTGTCCATCCACGAGCTCCAGGAGGAGCTGGCCGGGGTGCACCTGGACGACAGCGGCGACGTCCGCATCGGGTCCCTCACCACCTTCCGGGGGGTCACCTACAGCGACGTGATCCGGAAAACCGTCCCCGTGCTGGGCGAGGCCGCCGACACTGCCGGCGGGCCCCAGCTTCGGGCGGCGGGCACCATCGGCGGCAACGTCTGCAACGGCGTTACCTCCGCCGACACCGCCTCCACCCTCATGGCCCTGGACGCCCAGATGCACGTCAAGGGCCCCGACGGCTGGCGGATCATCCCCATTGGGGCGTGGTACCAGGGCGTGGGAAAGGTGGCCCTCGCCCACGACGAGCTGCTGATGCAGATCGTCATCCCCAAGGCCCACTATGCGGGCTGGAGCGGCCACTACATCAAGTACGCCCAGCGCAATGCCATGGACATCGCCACCTTGGGAGTGTCCTGCCTGGTGAAGCTGTCCGCGGACAAACGGACCGTGGAGGACGCCCGTCTGGCCTTCGGCGTGGCGGGACCCGTCCCCATGCGGGCTTTGACGGCGGAAAATGGCGTAAAGGGAATGGCCTTGTCGGAAGCTGTCGAGAGGATCGGGGCCCTGGCCCTGGCCGACGTCAATCCCCGGACGAGCTGGCGGGCGTCCCGGGAATTCCGCATCCAGTTGGTATCCGAACTCTCCGGCCGGGCGCTGGCCGAGGCCGCCAGGAAGGGAGGTGCACAGATATGA
- a CDS encoding 3-oxoacid CoA-transferase subunit B: MEKSEIKGFIAKRVAKELKDGDVVNLGIGLPTMVPAYLPEGVKVTLQSENGIIGTGPKPTAEEAEPKYKTDAGGSPAQAGLGGCYVDSATSFAFIRGGHVNATILGGLEVDQEGSLSNWIIPGKKMPGMGGAMDLLVGAKNVIVAMEHTAKGNPKILKKCTLPYTAVHCVTKIITEMCVFDVTKDGLVMTEINPEFTVDDVKAATAADFTVAEGGPKDMTA; this comes from the coding sequence ATGGAAAAGTCTGAGATCAAGGGCTTTATCGCCAAACGTGTTGCCAAAGAGCTGAAGGACGGCGACGTGGTGAACCTGGGCATCGGCCTGCCGACCATGGTCCCCGCCTACCTGCCCGAAGGCGTGAAGGTCACGCTCCAGTCCGAGAACGGCATCATCGGCACCGGCCCCAAGCCCACCGCTGAGGAGGCCGAGCCCAAGTATAAGACGGATGCGGGCGGCTCCCCTGCGCAGGCCGGTCTGGGCGGCTGCTATGTAGACTCCGCCACCTCCTTTGCCTTTATCCGCGGCGGCCATGTGAACGCCACCATTCTGGGCGGCCTGGAAGTGGACCAGGAGGGCTCTCTGTCCAACTGGATCATCCCCGGCAAGAAGATGCCGGGCATGGGCGGCGCCATGGACCTGCTGGTGGGCGCGAAGAACGTCATCGTGGCTATGGAGCATACCGCCAAGGGCAATCCCAAGATTCTGAAGAAGTGCACCCTGCCCTACACCGCCGTGCACTGTGTCACCAAGATCATCACCGAGATGTGTGTGTTCGATGTGACCAAGGACGGCCTGGTCATGACCGAAATCAACCCCGAGTTCACCGTGGACGACGTGAAGGCCGCTACGGCCGCTGACTTCACCGTGGCCGAGGGTGGCCCCAAGGATATGACGGCCTGA
- a CDS encoding CDP-alcohol phosphatidyltransferase family protein — protein MANILTAIRIICALLILIFPAFSTWFYLFYLLGGITDAVDGTVARKSGNATAWGAKFDTIADIFFVLAVLIKIIGSVVVPSWLLIWISIIAIIKAVNIIVGFIRCHRFATVHSVWNKVCGIIVFVPPLFIGSEYAWQAKALVVIFACIIASVAAIQESVYIIKGYHVE, from the coding sequence ATGGCGAACATCTTAACAGCCATACGGATAATATGCGCTCTGCTGATTCTAATTTTTCCGGCGTTTTCAACGTGGTTCTACTTATTCTATCTGCTTGGAGGAATTACGGACGCCGTGGACGGCACAGTAGCACGCAAATCGGGAAACGCAACGGCTTGGGGGGCTAAATTTGACACAATAGCAGACATCTTTTTCGTACTGGCTGTGCTTATTAAAATTATCGGTTCTGTTGTTGTCCCGTCATGGCTGCTGATTTGGATCAGTATTATCGCAATCATTAAAGCTGTAAATATAATCGTCGGCTTTATTCGATGCCATCGGTTTGCCACAGTGCATTCTGTATGGAATAAAGTTTGCGGAATCATAGTATTTGTTCCTCCGCTGTTTATCGGAAGCGAATATGCATGGCAGGCAAAGGCCCTGGTGGTCATATTTGCGTGTATCATTGCAAGTGTGGCCGCTATTCAGGAATCCGTTTACATTATTAAGGGCTATCATGTGGAGTGA